ACTCTGACGCTGGTCGCTCTCCTGGTCGCGGTCGGCTGCGGCAAAACTCCTGCGCCCGTTGCATCAAAGCCGAATGTGACTCCGCCAGCGCCGACTACGATGCCCGCTCCTCCACCACCGGCCGTGACGAACGCACCCGCAACACCTTCGCCGACATTCATGCCCCCTAACGTGCCGGCGGCGCCCCAGCCAATCGCCAGCACGCCGGTTAATAAGCCGCCGTATACCATCGAGCCCATCGTCGTGGGCGAAGCGGTCTCCGCGGACGAAGCGTTTCAAAAGTTTGTCGCCCACTATGGCCAGAACCGCGTGATTCGGCTCGTGTTGCAATTCGCCGATGGCGACGCGCCGCCACAAACGGGCGATTGGCTGAAGGCCAGCTTAAGGCAACTCACGCCGCCGGGCATTCCGCAATCGGTACACGTCAGCCGGCAAGGTGCAAGAGCGACGGCCATTGTTGGGCCGGCTCGTCCACTTGCTTCGCTGCATGGCTCGTTCAAGTGGAATGCGAATGCGGTGCTCGATTATCCCAGCCGAACCGTAACGGTTCCGATGTAGGTCGCCGATATTCCGCCGCCTGCAGGAAGCGCCGAAGAATCGCAGCAAATCGCGGCCCTCGTCGAAACGTTGCAAACGTCGACCGACTATGCTGCTCGGCAAAAGACGATGGACCAGCTGAGCCAGTTTCGCAGTCCAGCGGGTGCCGCGGCCTACTTCGAACTGGGGCGCAACGCCCTGGACGAAGGCAAAACTACCGGCGGACTGATGGACTACGATTCCCGATTCAAACGTCACGGCCCGGCTGCGGAGCAAACGTTTCTCACCTGGCTCGCCACCGCGCCCGAAGACAACAAAGCGGGCGATCTGAAGGCAGCCATGATCGGCATGCAATTGAAAGAAATCGGCGGCGAAGCGGCTCTCGTCGAACTCGCTAAGCTGACATCGTCGGCCCATCCCAACGTGGCGAAAACGGCCCAAGAAATCAGCGACGAGATTCAACGGAAGATCGATCAAGAGAAAAAGAACGAAGCTCAGGCCCGCGCCGATGACGAAACGACGCCCACGCCCATTTCGCCCGACGTCAAGCTGGCCGTGATGGCCCGCACACTCGACGATGAATTTCGCCATGATCCGGAAGGGACGCGCAAAAAGTACAACGGCCAACTAATCGAGGTCGTGGGCGACCTCTCCTCAATTCGCTACACATTTCAAGGCAAGACCAGCTACACCTTGATGACCAATGCGGGTCCGATGAGCATGAGTTTTCTTTGCTATGGTACGCAGGCCCTTCACTCCAAGCAGTTCGTTCCTGGTCAGCGCGTCGTGATCAAGGGCCGCGCCGATCTCGAAGGAATGTTGTCTCTTAAAGAAGCGCAGATCATCGACGCCAAAGGCCCCGAGCCAATTGAAGTCACCAGCGAAGCACTCGTGCAAGAATTCGCCGACCCCGAGAAGATCGCAGCTGCTTCCAAAAAGTACGCTGGCCGCTGGTTGCTCGTCACCGGCAAGATCAAAGAACTGCAAGGGAACAACAATCACGCGTCGCTCGTTACCGGCGTCGACAGGGAAGTGCAGCTTTCCCTAATCGAAATTCCCGAGGCCCAACAAAAAGCACTTCAAGTGGGTCAGACCATCGTCTTCCTCGGCCGCTTCGACAAGTACGATCCCTATCAAGTCGAAGTCGAACTCGACAATTGCGTGCTCGTCGCCAGACCGGCAGGACCGTAAACACTCGACCTTTGCCATTCGTGGGAATGACAAATGGTTTGGTAATTCTGCTCGGGGAGAATT
Above is a window of Anatilimnocola aggregata DNA encoding:
- a CDS encoding OB-fold protein, which codes for MDQLSQFRSPAGAAAYFELGRNALDEGKTTGGLMDYDSRFKRHGPAAEQTFLTWLATAPEDNKAGDLKAAMIGMQLKEIGGEAALVELAKLTSSAHPNVAKTAQEISDEIQRKIDQEKKNEAQARADDETTPTPISPDVKLAVMARTLDDEFRHDPEGTRKKYNGQLIEVVGDLSSIRYTFQGKTSYTLMTNAGPMSMSFLCYGTQALHSKQFVPGQRVVIKGRADLEGMLSLKEAQIIDAKGPEPIEVTSEALVQEFADPEKIAAASKKYAGRWLLVTGKIKELQGNNNHASLVTGVDREVQLSLIEIPEAQQKALQVGQTIVFLGRFDKYDPYQVEVELDNCVLVARPAGP